The Ovis aries strain OAR_USU_Benz2616 breed Rambouillet chromosome 6, ARS-UI_Ramb_v3.0, whole genome shotgun sequence genome includes a window with the following:
- the LOC121819790 gene encoding janus kinase and microtubule-interacting protein 2-like: MLDLEKEKDLFSRQKGYLEEELDYRKQALDQAYLKIQELEATLYDALQQEPGRRASEALSEGQREDLQAAVEKLRRQILRQSREFDSQILRERMELLQQAQQVGEGPAGRGA, translated from the exons ATGCTAGACTTGGAGAAGGAGAAG GATCTGTTCAGCAGGCAGAAGGGctacctggaggaggagctggattACAGGAAGCAAGCCCTCGACCAGGCTTACCTG AAAATCCAGGAGCTGGAGGCCACGCTGTACGATGCGCTGCAACAGGAGCCGGGGCGGAGGGCCAGCGAGGCGCTGAGCGAGGGCCAGCGGGAGGACCTGCAGGCCGCCGTGGAGAAGCTGCGCCGGCAGATCCTGCGGCAGAGCCGGGAGTTCGACAGTCAGATCCTGCGGGAGCGCATGGAGCTGCTGCAACAGGCCCAGCAGGTAGGGGAGGGGCCGGCAGGGAGAGGGGCCTAG